The proteins below are encoded in one region of Brachionichthys hirsutus isolate HB-005 chromosome 12, CSIRO-AGI_Bhir_v1, whole genome shotgun sequence:
- the LOC137902098 gene encoding trace amine-associated receptor 13c-like, which translates to MTTFDEDELCFPQLLNSSCRKILHPYFVSILAYITLSSISIVTVILNMMVIISISHFKQLHTSTNLLLLSLAVSDCIVGLFILFQIDLIDGCWFSGDIICVVYSVLGHVTTASSVGTMVLISVDRYVAICHPLHYSTKVTIKIIHVCICLCWMFSILVHCLFLKDNLEKPGRFNSCVGQCVIILDFASGLADTILSFIFPVTVIVILYMRVFMVAVSQARAMRSHITSVTIKRSVKVTAKRSELKAAITLGVVVVVFLICVCPFFCIVMSGHGSMLHATSPVLTLLCFNSCLNPLIYALFYPWFRKSIKLIVTLKILQSDSCDTRVL; encoded by the exons ATGACAACATTTGATGAGGATGAACTTTGCTTTCCACAGCTCCTCAACTCCTCCTGCAGAAAAATCTTACATCCTTACTTTGTATCCATACTAGCTTACATCACACTGTCCTCCATCTCTATTGTCACTGTGATTCTCAACATgatggtcatcatctccatctcacacttcAA gcagctccacacctccaccaacctcctcctcctctctctggctgtttCAGATTGCATCGTGGGtctattcattttgtttcaaatTGACCTCATTGATGGCTGCTGGTTTTCAGGTGACATCATATGTGTTGTATATTCAGTTCTGGGCCATGTTACGACAGCTTCCTCAGTAGGGACCATGGTTCTTATATCTGTTGACCGCTACGTGGCTATTTGTCACCCTCTacattattctactaaagttaccattaaaataattcatgtctgtatttgtctctgttggatgttttctattcttgttcaCTGTCTGTTTCTGAAAGATAACCTGGAGAAACCAGGCAGGTTTAACTCCTGTGTTGGTCAGTGTGTAATTATTCTAGATTTTGCTTCTGGACTTGCTGATACgattttatcctttatttttcctgtcactgtcattgtaATTCTCTATATGAGAGTATTTATGGTGGCTGTGTCTCAGGCTCGTGCCATGAGGTCTCACATTACATCTGTCACCATCAAGCGTTCAGTGAAAGTAACTGCTAAGAGatcagagctgaaagcagccattactcttggagtcgttgtcgttgtgtttctgatatGTGTCTGCCCTTTTTTTTGTATCGTGATGTCTGGCCACGGCTCCATGCTCCATGCTACATCTCCTGTCTTAACTCTGCTCTGTTTTAACTCTTGTCTGAATCCTCTGATCTATGCCTTGTTTTATCCCTGGTTCAGGAAATCCATCAAACTGATTGTGACACTTAAGATCCTGCAGAGTGATTCATGTGACACCAGAGTACTGTAG